From the genome of Anopheles moucheti chromosome 3, idAnoMoucSN_F20_07, whole genome shotgun sequence, one region includes:
- the LOC128303586 gene encoding ARF GTPase-activating protein Git gives MSRAKSRIQTDVCGDCGSADPSWASINRGILLCADCCSIHRSLGRHISQVKSLRQGSWQPSVLNFVNQLNAHGANSVWEHLLLDSAAPKNLKRKPTPKDAVHPTKADFIRAKHVLLAYVLKPTFQVEEGSSLELELSKQLHASVRAGNLETSLRLLVQGADPNFYHEDKGSTPLHVAVKSGQLSQIELLLVYGADVNALDAQGNTPLELARQAKHSVIAERLLEVMYEVTDRLTFFLIGKKPNHASGQHLLIPGQSKKEMSEQLKIARGKLQLVPNRMFEELVMDLYDEVDRRETEAIWVTSALNPDSGAVPFLPTNPHLSATRNQGRQKLARFSQQEFAGLLMDVLLDAHRRQNMANLRPIDGPLPVGLAQLKAAALVPGGTGGGIRDSNLSDDEPLYDAVASDDDYAALAPVAQQALVNKSSPAAVSNVEVETLRQRIQDQELTIHELRSMIQKLASENNQLKSTIDTKDHEVQLRIDSHLNGSGASEGSPERDPTTQEAKQAAAAAAAYAKRPVSMYETRQTPRDESRPPITQSLYSMAPASASGNMAIDTTIPSNGGSPLPSFEEVKRRTDVVARRIKDLFAAMKDLSQREAFVPSAERIRLAVIDLMALFPASLIASDSLRGALQQLNFHGNLIQAECARLQQCLAAESAAGGGALPNGGPAGTGKPLAESIQQSMEQVRGCAYDLAMSTKILITHLQQS, from the exons ATGTCACGTGCCAAATCGCGCATACAGACGGATGTTTGTGGGGACTGTGGTAGTGCGG ATCCGTCCTGGGCATCGATCAACCGTGGCATACTGCTCTGTGCCGACTGCTGTTCGATCCACCGCAGCTTGGGGAGGCACATATCGCAGGTGAAATCCCTGCGGCAAGGTAGTTGGCAACCGTCCGTGCTGAACTTTGTCAACCAGCTTAATGCACACGGTGCCAACAGTGTATGGGAACATTTGCTGCTCGATTCGGCAGCACCGAAGAACCTGAAGCGTAAACCTACACCCAAGGATGCTGTCCATCCAACGAAGGCGGACTTTATCCGCGCAAAGCACGTCTTGCTGGCATACGTGCTGAAGCCCACATTTCAGGTGGAAGAAGGAAGCAGTTTGGAGTTGGAACTAAGCAAACAGCTGCACGCCAGTGTGCGGGCCGGGAACTTGGAAACTTCCTTGCGATTGCTTGTCCAGGGAGCGGATCCTAATTTCTATCACGAAGATAAAGGTTCTACGCCGCTGCATGTGGCGGTCAAGTCGGGCCAACTGTCCCAGATCGAATTGTTGCTCGTGTACGGTGCTGATGTTAATGCACTAGATGCGCAAGGAAATACTCCGCTCGAGTTGGCCAGACAGGCGAAACATAGCGTCATCGCGGAACGTTTGCTTGAAGTCATGTACGAGGTGACCGACCGACTGACATTCTTTCTAATTggcaaaaaaccaaaccatgcA TCTGGACAGCATCTACTAATTCCTGGCCAGTCTAAAAAGGAAATGAGCGAACAGCTGAAGATTGCCCGCGGAAAGTTACAGCTTGTCCCGAACCGCATGTTTGAAGAGCTGGTGATGGATCTGTACGATGAGGTGGATCGCCGCGAGACAGAAGCAATTTGGGTTACGAGCGCCCTAAACCCGGACTCTGGTGCCGTACCGTTTCTTCCTACCAATCCTCATCTTAGTGCCACAAGAAATCAG GGACGTCAAAAGCTGGCACGATTCAGTCAGCAAGAGTTCGCCGGATTGCTAATGGACGTACTGCTCGATGCCCACCGGCGTCAGAATATGGCCAATTTGCGTCCCATCGATGGACCGCTACCAGTAGGGTTGGCACAGCTAAAGGCGGCCGCCCTCGTTCCCGGTGGCACCGGTGGTGGAATCCGCGATTCAAATCTCTCCGACGACGAGCCACTGTACGATGCGGTTGCGTCCGACGATGATTATGCTGCGTTGGCGCCCGTAGCGCAACAG GCACTAGTAAACAAATCCTCCCCGGCGGCCGTTTCCAACGTGGAGGTGGAAACGTTGCGCCAACGAATACAGGACCAAGAGCTGACTATACACGAGCTGCGTAGCATGATACAAAAGCTGGCCTCGGAAAATAATCAGCTAAAATCGACGATTGACACGAAGGACCATGAGGTGCAACT CCGGATTGATTCCCATCTAAATGGTTCCGGTGCGAGCGAAGGTTCACCGGAGCGGGATCCCACCACTCAGGAGGCAAAACAggcagctgcagcagccgcTGCATACGCGAAACGACCCGTCAGTATGTACGAAACGCGACAAACGCCACGCGATGAAAGTCGACCACCGATTACGCAGAGCCTCTACTCAATGGCACCCGCTTCCGCTAGTGGCAATATGGCCATTGACACTACCATACCTAGCAATGGCGGCAGCCCATTACCCTCGTTCGAGGAGGTCAAACGCCGCACGGATGTAGTGGCCCGGCGCATTAAGGATTTGTTCGCCGCCATGAAGGATCTGTCACAGCGGGAAGCATTTGTACCGAGCGCGGAACGCATCCGACTAGCCGTGATAGACCTGATGGCGCTATTTCCCGCATCTCTCATTGCCAGCGATTCGCTGCGTGGTGCCCTACAGCAGCTTAACTTCCACGGAAACCTGATCCAAGCGGAATGTGCCCGACTGCAGCAATGTTTAGCGGCAGAAAGTGCAGCGGGTGGAGGCGCGTTACCGAACGGTGGCCCAGCCGGTACCGGTAAACCATTGGCCGAAAGTATTCAGCAAAGCATGGAGCAGGTGCGTGGTTGCGCATATGATCTAGCAATGTCGACGAAAATTCTCATCACTCACCTGCAGCAGTCTTAA